One window from the genome of Argonema galeatum A003/A1 encodes:
- a CDS encoding glycosyltransferase family 4 protein, whose translation MGILQGEHTLHQLVTQQQSGTRDGNIPKQQHPVRLSIITQFYPPDYAATGQLIEELATQLRHYGLYVHIFTGQPGYAFQKETAPTIERKDKMLIRRSRTAQLWPRRIRGKAVNGLLFCLRSGFHLLKNCWRGDVLLLTTAPPFLPLLGYLANLCFGLPYVCLLYDLYPDVAVELQVVSVHNWLVRLWNLVNQQIWKNAKGVIVLSPSMKERIVAKCPEIADKVTVIHSWADPTRIVPIPKQNNWFAQKHNLVDKFTVLYSGNMGRCHDMETIIEVAKLLQDEPIQFVFIGDGAKRQACLEETIRLGLKNCLFLPYQDKQKLPHSLTACDLSLVSISPGMEGLVAPSKLYGILAAGRPVGVICEERSYLRQLIEEAKCGATFRNEDATGLANFIRRLASDTQLGHQMGKAGRSYLKSNFTLEIIAQQYSEVLNQALFTEVKPKSAIAVKEAH comes from the coding sequence ATGGGAATTCTACAAGGGGAACATACGTTGCACCAGTTAGTGACTCAGCAGCAAAGTGGCACAAGGGATGGAAATATTCCAAAACAGCAGCATCCAGTCAGATTGTCTATCATTACCCAGTTTTATCCGCCGGACTATGCCGCTACAGGCCAGCTCATCGAAGAGCTAGCTACGCAGCTGAGGCATTACGGTTTGTATGTCCATATCTTCACGGGACAGCCTGGATACGCCTTCCAAAAAGAAACGGCTCCAACGATCGAACGAAAAGACAAGATGCTGATTAGGCGATCGCGCACCGCTCAGCTTTGGCCCCGGCGGATTCGCGGCAAAGCCGTCAACGGTCTATTATTTTGTCTGCGTTCCGGATTCCATTTACTCAAAAACTGTTGGAGAGGCGACGTTTTACTCCTCACCACTGCACCCCCTTTCTTGCCCCTGCTGGGCTACCTAGCCAACCTCTGCTTTGGCCTACCCTATGTCTGTCTGCTCTACGATCTATATCCCGATGTCGCGGTGGAACTGCAAGTCGTCTCCGTTCACAACTGGTTAGTTCGCTTGTGGAACCTAGTTAACCAACAGATCTGGAAAAATGCCAAGGGGGTGATAGTCCTCAGCCCCTCTATGAAAGAGCGTATCGTAGCCAAATGTCCAGAAATAGCTGACAAGGTTACCGTAATTCACAGTTGGGCCGATCCAACTCGAATCGTACCTATCCCCAAACAAAACAATTGGTTTGCCCAAAAACACAACCTAGTGGACAAATTTACGGTTCTCTACTCCGGCAACATGGGTCGCTGCCACGATATGGAGACAATTATAGAAGTGGCAAAACTTCTGCAAGATGAACCGATCCAGTTTGTCTTTATTGGCGATGGTGCAAAGCGTCAAGCTTGTTTGGAGGAAACGATCCGCCTGGGTTTGAAGAATTGTCTGTTCTTGCCGTACCAGGACAAGCAGAAACTTCCTCACTCTCTGACTGCTTGCGACTTATCTTTAGTGAGCATCAGTCCGGGAATGGAAGGATTGGTAGCTCCCAGCAAGCTTTACGGTATTTTAGCGGCTGGTCGTCCGGTGGGAGTAATTTGTGAGGAGCGTTCCTATTTACGCCAACTGATTGAGGAAGCTAAATGCGGTGCGACCTTCAGAAATGAGGATGCCACGGGGCTAGCTAATTTTATTCGCCGTTTGGCTAGCGATACTCAGCTAGGTCATCAAATGGGTAAGGCGGGTCGTTCCTACCTCAAATCAAATTTCACGCTGGAAATAATTGCTCAGCAATACTCAGAGGTATTGAACCAAGCCTTATTTACAGAGGTGAAACCAAAAAGCGCGATCGCTGTTAAAGAAGCTCATTAA
- a CDS encoding TspO/MBR family protein, translating to MIKSWMVIGAVTLIVALASNLITPSDVKWFKRLQRPKWLTFEGAIPIIWTVVFICGAWSAYIVWEKDPGSAKTWWLMAFYLLVEIAIVAYPPVMLRLRSLKAGTIVGGIGSILGVILALTVWPISGWAALLLLPYVIWSPIGTYTTWEMIHLNPKDE from the coding sequence ATGATTAAATCGTGGATGGTAATTGGAGCAGTAACATTAATAGTTGCTTTAGCTAGCAACTTAATTACGCCTAGCGATGTCAAGTGGTTCAAACGCTTGCAGCGTCCGAAGTGGCTAACTTTTGAGGGCGCAATCCCTATCATTTGGACGGTAGTTTTTATTTGTGGAGCTTGGTCTGCTTATATTGTGTGGGAAAAAGACCCAGGCAGCGCCAAAACTTGGTGGCTGATGGCGTTCTATCTGCTAGTAGAAATTGCGATCGTCGCCTACCCCCCAGTGATGTTAAGGCTTCGCAGTCTCAAAGCAGGCACCATTGTTGGCGGGATTGGTTCTATCTTAGGGGTTATTTTGGCACTAACGGTCTGGCCTATTTCTGGCTGGGCAGCTCTATTGTTACTCCCTTATGTAATTTGGAGTCCGATCGGTACTTACACAACTTGGGAAATGATTCACCTCAATCCTAAAGATGAATAG